A DNA window from Bacillota bacterium contains the following coding sequences:
- a CDS encoding peptidoglycan bridge formation glycyltransferase FemA/FemB family protein — MRLIGDPERDFFNDFINSSPKPHFLQTYEWGELKKATGWEPIRLLATKGEDPVAAISLLKRRLPFFNRTIIYAPRGPVLGAACDPEAEAFFWSKVKEVARRNRAIFLKADPDIPKEDQNYRVRLEKQGFRPAGTRAGFGGIQPRFVFRLDLAKSEEEILAAMESKTRYNIRLAARKGVRVRVAQDRSDLAIFYDLLTETAERDQFLIRAYRYFEQIWDLFVSRGAARIFLAEYQGEVIAGTLAFHCGDRVWYLYGASGNHFRNVMPNHLLQWTMIRWARDLGCRIYDFRGSPGDADPANPLYGLYRFKKGFGAQFTEFIGEYDLIVSPFWYFLWRQVLPLYRRFARLVRRGDKKSGALLSLEE; from the coding sequence ATGCGCCTGATCGGGGATCCAGAAAGGGATTTTTTTAATGATTTTATCAACTCCTCTCCAAAGCCCCACTTCCTTCAAACATACGAGTGGGGTGAATTAAAAAAAGCTACGGGTTGGGAGCCCATCCGCTTGCTGGCGACAAAGGGAGAAGATCCGGTTGCCGCGATCTCTCTCTTGAAGCGCCGCCTGCCCTTTTTTAACCGCACGATTATTTACGCGCCCCGGGGACCGGTTCTGGGAGCGGCCTGTGATCCGGAGGCCGAGGCTTTCTTCTGGAGCAAGGTTAAAGAAGTTGCGCGGCGCAACCGGGCAATTTTTTTAAAGGCAGATCCCGATATCCCAAAAGAGGATCAAAATTACCGTGTCCGGCTTGAAAAACAGGGGTTTCGTCCCGCGGGTACCCGCGCGGGATTTGGCGGAATCCAGCCCCGCTTTGTTTTTCGCCTTGACCTGGCGAAATCCGAAGAGGAAATCCTTGCAGCAATGGAAAGCAAAACGAGATACAATATCCGTCTTGCGGCGCGGAAAGGTGTCCGGGTTCGGGTGGCCCAAGACCGCTCTGATCTGGCAATATTCTACGATCTCCTGACGGAGACGGCGGAGCGGGATCAGTTTTTAATCCGGGCTTACCGGTACTTCGAGCAGATCTGGGATCTTTTCGTGAGCCGCGGCGCGGCCCGGATTTTCCTTGCTGAGTACCAGGGTGAGGTTATCGCCGGCACCCTGGCCTTTCACTGCGGGGACCGGGTCTGGTACCTGTACGGCGCCTCGGGGAACCACTTCCGGAATGTCATGCCGAACCACCTGCTCCAGTGGACGATGATCCGCTGGGCACGGGATTTGGGCTGCAGGATCTACGATTTTCGGGGTTCACCCGGGGATGCCGATCCCGCAAACCCTTTATACGGGTTGTACCGCTTTAAAAAAGGTTTTGGAGCGCAATTTACCGAATTCATCGGGGAGTATGACCTGATCGTTTCACCTTTCTGGTACTTTCTCTGGAGGCAGGTTCTCCCGCTTTACCGTCGGTTTGCGCGTCTGGTACGCCGGGGTGACAAAAAATCCGGAGCGCTCCTCTCCCTGGAGGAATAA
- the alr gene encoding alanine racemase, translated as MERDRANLARWIEVNLEAISHNTAQVRQFLPPGVRLMAVVKGDGYGHGLIPAARAALAQGAGMLGVTHPEEGVLLREAGITAPVLIFRPLLPGEEEIAIAFCLTPSLSDLEQAKRLARTARMMGRQIPVHLKIETGMGRTGFTPASFWDSAEELLNLPGLEWEGIYTHFAAAAGDPSFTRHQFRLFLEVVNTLARRGIRIPVRHVCNSAALLLYPEMHLDLVRAGTLLYGQLPAGIESVSLKLRETWSFWTRVVHLQHVPRGATVGYGRTSRVRRDTVLAVLPVGYSDGFGLDVAPRPAGWLDLIKVLGKLAGAFLGFPWGTYYVKINGRPAPVVGRLGMELSCVDVGKIPEVDIGTPVFLPARRTVIRAAIPRLYVKGREERALEAVPGESSSVSTEFD; from the coding sequence GTGGAAAGAGATCGCGCGAACCTGGCGCGGTGGATCGAAGTTAATCTGGAGGCAATTTCTCACAATACCGCACAAGTGAGGCAGTTCCTTCCCCCCGGTGTCCGGTTGATGGCCGTTGTGAAGGGGGACGGATACGGGCACGGCCTGATTCCTGCAGCGCGTGCCGCCCTCGCCCAGGGTGCCGGCATGCTGGGAGTTACACACCCCGAAGAGGGCGTTCTTCTCAGGGAAGCAGGAATTACCGCTCCTGTTTTAATTTTTCGTCCCCTCCTGCCTGGAGAAGAAGAAATAGCGATCGCTTTTTGTTTAACTCCTTCTTTGAGCGATCTGGAACAGGCGAAACGCCTGGCTCGTACAGCCCGGATGATGGGGAGGCAAATCCCCGTCCACTTGAAAATCGAAACCGGGATGGGCCGGACGGGATTCACGCCTGCTTCCTTCTGGGACAGCGCTGAAGAGCTTTTGAACCTTCCTGGGCTGGAGTGGGAAGGAATTTACACCCATTTCGCAGCCGCAGCCGGCGATCCTTCCTTTACCCGGCACCAGTTCCGCCTCTTTCTTGAGGTGGTGAACACCCTGGCCCGCCGGGGGATCAGGATCCCGGTCCGCCATGTTTGCAACAGCGCTGCCCTGCTCCTTTATCCCGAAATGCACCTCGACCTTGTCCGGGCCGGTACTTTGCTGTACGGCCAGTTACCTGCAGGAATTGAGTCTGTTTCACTCAAGCTCCGGGAGACCTGGTCTTTCTGGACCAGGGTTGTCCACCTCCAACACGTCCCCCGGGGAGCCACGGTGGGTTACGGGCGAACTTCCAGGGTGCGCAGGGATACTGTGCTCGCGGTTTTACCAGTTGGTTACAGTGACGGTTTTGGTCTCGATGTAGCCCCACGCCCTGCGGGATGGTTGGATCTCATTAAAGTGCTTGGGAAGCTGGCGGGGGCATTTTTAGGATTTCCCTGGGGCACTTATTACGTAAAAATTAATGGGAGGCCTGCTCCTGTGGTGGGTCGCCTGGGGATGGAATTAAGTTGCGTTGATGTGGGCAAGATACCAGAAGTAGACATCGGGACCCCCGTTTTTCTCCCGGCCCGACGTACCGTCATCCGTGCGGCGATCCCCCGCCTCTACGTCAAAGGAAGGGAAGAAAGAGCTTTAGAAGCAGTTCCGGGAGAATCTTCGTCTGTTTCGACAGAATTCGACTAA
- a CDS encoding response regulator, giving the protein MGLVQASLLVVDDHQGVRFLLKEVLEQDGYQVRALAHGRDVMPEIKRDPPDVILLDWNLPGWQGWEVLVELQNLSLQIPVILLTGWADGELFRRALEKEEVIGYLVKPFDLNDLKKMILKALTVSPRSSLSGNKTDSLDIK; this is encoded by the coding sequence TTGGGGTTAGTACAAGCCTCTTTACTGGTTGTTGATGATCACCAAGGGGTGCGCTTCCTCTTAAAAGAGGTGCTCGAGCAGGACGGCTACCAGGTCCGGGCTCTGGCCCACGGTCGAGACGTCATGCCTGAAATTAAACGCGACCCTCCTGATGTTATCCTGCTCGACTGGAACCTGCCGGGTTGGCAGGGTTGGGAGGTACTCGTTGAATTGCAAAACCTTTCACTCCAGATTCCTGTGATCCTGCTTACAGGCTGGGCTGATGGAGAGTTATTCCGGCGTGCCCTTGAAAAAGAAGAGGTGATCGGTTATCTGGTGAAACCCTTCGATCTTAACGATTTAAAAAAAATGATTCTGAAGGCCCTGACGGTTTCACCCAGATCTTCATTGAGCGGAAACAAAACAGATTCTCTCGACATAAAATGA